The following coding sequences lie in one Mycobacterium gordonae genomic window:
- a CDS encoding TIGR03619 family F420-dependent LLM class oxidoreductase, producing MTHRPMLTMYLRNFSDDPDPDWNTTLETARAMDNAGVDRVVVSDHVVFGENLDAYADPALGGTTGGRQPTGPDGQWLEPLVLLTAIAATTTRIRLGTSVLLAALRRPVVLAKQLASIDVLSGGRMDLGVGIGWQREEYLAAGLPFERRGRLLDHTLEVCQTLWTQQRGDYSSPELSFEGIHQMPKPLQPGGIPVWVSGTVNPAVARRLSRFGMRWIPWGPAISDLGRAIPAMKRAIADTGADPAGLQVQGSAGLVKGSDRRIDVRASVGAVPRIVADGATDIRFSGTLPADPRQAQEVLTELVSAFRTVTD from the coding sequence ATGACGCACCGTCCAATGCTCACGATGTACCTGCGCAACTTCAGTGACGACCCGGACCCCGACTGGAACACCACGCTGGAGACCGCCCGCGCCATGGACAACGCTGGTGTCGATCGTGTCGTGGTCTCCGACCATGTCGTGTTCGGCGAGAACCTCGACGCATACGCCGACCCCGCGTTAGGAGGGACGACGGGTGGCAGACAACCGACCGGCCCGGACGGCCAGTGGCTGGAACCGCTCGTCCTGTTGACCGCGATAGCCGCGACGACGACGCGCATCCGGCTGGGGACGTCGGTCTTGTTGGCCGCTTTGCGAAGGCCCGTGGTGCTGGCCAAGCAACTGGCCTCCATCGACGTCCTGTCCGGCGGGCGGATGGATCTTGGGGTGGGAATCGGCTGGCAACGCGAGGAATACCTTGCCGCTGGGCTGCCCTTCGAGCGCCGCGGCCGCCTGCTCGATCACACGCTGGAGGTGTGTCAGACCCTGTGGACGCAGCAGCGTGGCGACTACAGCTCGCCCGAGTTGTCCTTCGAGGGCATCCATCAAATGCCAAAGCCGTTGCAGCCCGGAGGAATTCCTGTCTGGGTCAGCGGGACTGTCAACCCGGCGGTGGCACGCCGGTTGAGCCGGTTCGGGATGCGCTGGATCCCGTGGGGCCCGGCGATCAGCGACCTCGGCAGAGCCATCCCGGCGATGAAGCGTGCGATCGCCGACACCGGTGCCGACCCGGCTGGGCTACAGGTGCAAGGTTCGGCGGGTCTGGTCAAGGGCTCTGATCGCCGCATCGATGTGCGCGCTTCGGTTGGGGCGGTCCCGCGCATCGTGGCCGACGGCGCCACCGACATCAGGTTCTCCGGGACGCTCCCCGCCGATCCCCGGCAGGCGCAGGAGGTGTTGACGGAACTGGTGAGCGCCTTCCGGACGGTGACTGACTGA
- a CDS encoding arsenate reductase ArsC, with translation MGTRPSVLFVCIHNAGRSQMAAGFLTTLAGDAIEVRSAGSTPAEAVNPAAVAAMAEVGIDISSANPKILTTDAVAASDVVITMGCGDTCPFFPGKSYRDWALEDPAGKGVDAVRPIRDQIEARVKGLIAELLPDTAKR, from the coding sequence ATAGGAACCAGACCTTCCGTGTTGTTCGTCTGCATCCACAACGCCGGCCGCTCCCAGATGGCCGCCGGGTTTCTCACGACACTGGCCGGTGATGCCATCGAGGTGCGCTCGGCGGGCAGCACACCGGCCGAAGCGGTCAATCCCGCCGCTGTGGCGGCAATGGCCGAAGTCGGCATCGACATCTCCAGCGCGAACCCGAAGATTCTGACCACCGACGCGGTTGCAGCCTCCGACGTCGTTATCACCATGGGCTGCGGAGACACCTGCCCGTTCTTCCCTGGCAAGAGCTATCGCGACTGGGCGCTCGAGGATCCCGCCGGCAAGGGCGTGGACGCCGTGCGGCCGATCCGCGACCAGATCGAGGCCCGGGTCAAAGGCCTCATCGCCGAGCTGCTGCCCGATACCGCGAAACGCTGA
- a CDS encoding ArsR/SmtB family transcription factor, protein MLAADSGCEVAPLLAEPLSDTQAAELAVKLKALADPVRLRLFSAVASRAGGEACVCEVSEGVGVSQPTISHHLKVLRDAGLLTSQRRGSWVYYAVVPEAVHILSAALAVHSPTMSGATA, encoded by the coding sequence ATGCTTGCCGCCGACAGCGGCTGCGAGGTCGCGCCGCTGCTCGCTGAACCGCTGTCGGACACGCAGGCGGCCGAGCTCGCGGTGAAACTCAAGGCGCTCGCCGACCCGGTCCGGCTCCGGCTGTTCAGCGCGGTCGCGAGCCGCGCCGGCGGTGAGGCCTGCGTCTGTGAAGTCTCCGAGGGCGTGGGCGTCTCGCAGCCCACGATCTCGCACCATCTCAAGGTGCTGCGCGACGCCGGATTGCTGACATCGCAGCGTCGCGGCTCGTGGGTGTACTACGCCGTCGTGCCAGAGGCAGTGCACATCCTGTCCGCAGCCCTCGCCGTCCACAGCCCAACCATGTCAGGAGCAACAGCGTGA
- a CDS encoding ArsI/CadI family heavy metal resistance metalloenzyme, whose translation MSRIQLALNVDDIDEAIAFYSKLFDTAPAKVKPGYANFAVEEPPLKLVLLENPGQGGTLNHLGVEVDSSDQVHADIARLTTEGLFTEEELGTTCCFAKQDKVWVNGPGGHRWEIYTKLADSDTFFASEPEAEEARCCGAQASV comes from the coding sequence ATGTCCCGTATCCAGTTGGCGCTCAACGTCGATGACATCGACGAAGCCATCGCGTTCTACTCCAAGCTGTTCGACACGGCGCCCGCCAAGGTCAAGCCGGGCTATGCCAACTTCGCCGTCGAAGAGCCGCCGCTGAAGCTGGTCCTGCTGGAGAACCCCGGCCAGGGCGGCACGCTCAACCACCTCGGGGTGGAGGTTGACTCCAGCGACCAGGTACACGCCGACATCGCTCGCCTGACCACCGAGGGACTGTTCACCGAGGAGGAGCTGGGCACCACGTGCTGCTTCGCCAAGCAAGACAAGGTGTGGGTCAACGGTCCGGGCGGACACCGCTGGGAGATCTACACCAAGCTGGCCGATTCGGACACCTTCTTCGCCTCGGAGCCGGAGGCGGAAGAGGCCCGTTGCTGCGGCGCGCAGGCGAGCGTGTAA
- a CDS encoding Rv2640c family ArsR-like transcriptional regulator: MPKALPVIDISAPVCCAPVAAGVMSDHDALQVALRLKALADPARVKIMSLLFGSATDGCNSGELAAAIGVGESTVSHHLNQLRNAGLVESTRSGTSVYHRPHRAAVAALVGVLDPDCCP, encoded by the coding sequence ATGCCCAAAGCGCTCCCGGTGATCGACATCTCCGCGCCGGTGTGTTGTGCGCCGGTGGCGGCCGGTGTGATGAGCGATCACGACGCCCTGCAGGTCGCTCTGCGGCTCAAGGCGCTGGCAGATCCGGCGCGAGTGAAGATCATGTCGCTGTTGTTCGGCAGCGCCACGGACGGCTGCAACAGCGGGGAATTGGCAGCGGCGATCGGGGTGGGCGAGTCGACGGTCAGCCATCATCTGAATCAATTGCGAAATGCCGGCCTGGTGGAGTCGACCAGAAGCGGCACGAGCGTGTACCACCGCCCGCACCGCGCCGCGGTGGCCGCACTGGTGGGCGTCCTCGACCCGGATTGCTGTCCCTAG
- a CDS encoding DUF4267 domain-containing protein: protein MAIDRAALIAGSIRLASGISFLIDPVKANKLWGDPDDQTATAQLLLRSMGYRDALIGGLLATSALRGKNTRGWFLASGGADAADLLGGLSVHGELKRSQQIVGLGGAIVGVGVGLWGAARPAKRASEGPAVD, encoded by the coding sequence ATGGCCATCGATCGTGCCGCACTCATCGCGGGCAGCATCCGACTCGCGTCGGGCATCTCATTCCTTATCGACCCCGTCAAGGCGAACAAACTCTGGGGTGATCCGGACGACCAGACCGCGACGGCGCAACTGCTGTTGCGGTCGATGGGTTACCGCGACGCTCTGATCGGCGGATTGCTCGCCACGTCGGCGTTGCGCGGCAAGAACACCCGCGGCTGGTTCCTGGCTTCTGGCGGTGCGGACGCGGCCGATCTGCTCGGCGGTCTGTCCGTGCACGGCGAGCTCAAGCGCTCCCAACAGATCGTCGGTCTCGGCGGCGCGATTGTCGGCGTCGGCGTCGGGCTTTGGGGCGCGGCGCGCCCGGCCAAACGGGCTTCCGAAGGGCCCGCCGTGGACTAA
- a CDS encoding patatin-like phospholipase family protein has translation MEIPFAEVLQARFGLRRGHRPPGFDLVPALEDIEDDETKATDAALDTVELPSADPTLLLQKMENRLVRNHLANPDVLSEEQVRRLRYILNFARLADFEPGVAGPGGSRGRGDISVGAEIGPWRSRVVDALFGPLREEPDQIKALTAARELLAGLADDQDDQRQVLIDRHRNDFSAAELDAEVGYKKLVTVLGGGGGAGFVYIGGMARLLEAGQVPDYMIGSSFGSIIGSLVARELPVPIEEYVAWAKTVSYRAILGPERVRRRHGMAGMFALRFDQFAHALLSREDGERMRMSDLAIPFDVVVAGVRRQPYAALPSRFRRPELAALQLRSLPFRPIGIGPFVAARMWQVSAFIDLRVVTPIVVSGDDPALDFDVLDAASFSSAIPGVLHHETSDARMLPLLEDLFAERDIAALVDGGAASNVPVELAWKRVRDGKIGTRNACYLAFDCFHPQWDSRHLWLAPILQAIQLQMLRNLPYADHLVRFEPTLSPINLAPSTTAIDRAYRWGRASVERAIPVTSALLSPTWWVGDAPPVPAGHPQQHATSVASSMSSVMAAIQSPSGRLSRWRNRHLT, from the coding sequence ATGGAGATCCCGTTCGCCGAGGTGCTTCAAGCCCGTTTCGGTCTTCGACGCGGGCACCGCCCGCCCGGGTTCGACCTCGTGCCGGCCCTAGAGGACATCGAGGACGACGAGACCAAAGCTACCGATGCCGCCCTGGACACCGTCGAGCTGCCGTCGGCGGACCCCACCCTGCTATTGCAGAAGATGGAAAACCGGCTGGTGCGCAACCACCTGGCCAACCCTGACGTGCTCAGCGAGGAACAGGTGCGCAGACTGCGCTACATTCTGAACTTCGCCCGGCTGGCCGACTTCGAGCCGGGGGTCGCCGGCCCGGGTGGCAGCCGGGGCCGCGGCGACATCTCGGTGGGCGCGGAAATCGGACCATGGCGATCCAGGGTCGTCGATGCGTTATTCGGTCCGCTGCGTGAGGAACCCGACCAGATCAAGGCGCTGACGGCGGCACGCGAGCTGTTGGCCGGTCTGGCCGACGACCAGGACGACCAGCGGCAGGTACTCATCGATCGGCACCGCAACGACTTCTCGGCCGCCGAACTCGACGCCGAAGTGGGCTACAAGAAGCTCGTCACGGTGCTCGGCGGCGGCGGAGGCGCGGGCTTCGTCTACATCGGCGGTATGGCGCGCCTGTTGGAAGCCGGCCAGGTGCCCGACTACATGATCGGCTCTTCGTTCGGGTCGATCATCGGCAGCCTGGTGGCCCGCGAACTGCCGGTACCGATCGAGGAGTACGTGGCCTGGGCCAAAACAGTGTCCTACCGCGCCATCCTCGGGCCCGAGCGGGTGCGTCGCCGCCACGGGATGGCCGGCATGTTCGCGCTGCGCTTCGACCAGTTCGCGCACGCCCTGCTCAGTCGGGAAGACGGCGAGCGCATGCGGATGTCGGATCTGGCGATTCCGTTCGACGTCGTGGTCGCCGGGGTCCGCCGCCAACCGTACGCGGCGCTGCCCTCACGGTTTCGCCGCCCCGAGCTGGCGGCCCTGCAGCTTCGCTCACTTCCCTTCCGTCCCATTGGAATCGGGCCATTTGTGGCGGCCCGCATGTGGCAGGTCTCGGCGTTCATCGACCTGCGGGTGGTCACGCCGATCGTGGTCTCCGGCGACGATCCGGCACTCGACTTCGACGTCCTCGACGCGGCGTCGTTCTCCTCGGCGATTCCCGGTGTGCTGCACCACGAGACAAGTGACGCACGGATGCTGCCGCTGCTCGAGGACCTGTTCGCCGAGCGGGACATCGCGGCGCTGGTCGACGGCGGCGCGGCCAGTAACGTACCCGTGGAGCTGGCCTGGAAGCGTGTCCGCGACGGCAAGATCGGCACCCGCAACGCCTGCTATCTGGCATTCGATTGCTTTCACCCGCAATGGGATTCGCGACATCTGTGGCTGGCCCCAATCCTGCAGGCGATCCAGCTGCAGATGCTGCGCAACCTGCCCTACGCCGACCACCTGGTCCGCTTCGAGCCCACCCTGTCGCCGATCAACCTGGCTCCGTCGACCACGGCGATCGACCGCGCCTACCGGTGGGGACGGGCGAGCGTCGAGCGGGCGATACCGGTGACCTCGGCGCTGTTGTCGCCCACCTGGTGGGTGGGAGACGCGCCCCCGGTGCCCGCCGGGCACCCGCAGCAACACGCCACGTCGGTGGCGTCGTCGATGAGTTCGGTGATGGCGGCGATCCAGTCGCCCAGCGGCCGGCTCTCACGCTGGCGTAACCGCCACCTGACCTGA
- a CDS encoding TauD/TfdA family dioxygenase — MRSAVGADVPSVWTPRDFPDETQWSFELSRADRQALIAYGRGGQIEDLATHFATATRRWSEVLTDGPGFVRLRQFPIDELSESQTEVVYLGLGRLLGEPVGQDRDARVLTHIRDERLSAATGVRKYRTNLRQDFHSDGSDLVGLLCLHPAATGGESRIVSAHAVYNEMLKRAPDLVEVMYQTMPWDRNDEQGAGEPPFFELPPITDLGGTPRLFFIAWYIRDSQRHPDAPRLTEKQSAALDLVENIANDPAFHIEMRFEPGDVQLLNNAVVLHSREAYTDVADPARRRHLLRLWLRTSTATTHQLLRGGIPRQQNR, encoded by the coding sequence ATGAGGTCCGCGGTCGGCGCGGACGTGCCCTCGGTATGGACACCCCGCGATTTCCCCGACGAGACGCAGTGGTCCTTCGAGCTGTCCCGCGCCGACCGGCAGGCTCTGATCGCATACGGCCGCGGCGGTCAAATCGAAGATCTGGCAACGCACTTCGCCACCGCCACGCGACGGTGGAGTGAAGTGCTGACCGACGGGCCCGGTTTCGTGCGGCTACGGCAGTTCCCCATCGACGAGCTCAGCGAGTCCCAGACCGAGGTTGTCTACCTCGGTCTGGGCCGGCTGCTCGGCGAGCCCGTCGGCCAGGACCGCGATGCCCGCGTTCTCACCCACATCCGGGATGAACGCCTGTCCGCCGCCACCGGCGTGCGCAAGTACCGGACGAATCTGCGTCAGGATTTCCACAGCGACGGCTCCGACCTCGTCGGACTGCTCTGCCTGCACCCGGCGGCGACCGGTGGTGAATCCAGGATCGTCAGTGCGCACGCCGTCTACAACGAGATGCTCAAGCGCGCGCCGGATCTGGTCGAGGTCATGTACCAGACGATGCCATGGGACCGCAATGACGAGCAGGGTGCCGGCGAGCCTCCCTTCTTCGAGTTGCCGCCCATCACCGACCTGGGCGGGACGCCGCGGCTGTTCTTCATCGCCTGGTACATCCGCGATTCGCAACGCCATCCCGACGCACCCAGGCTCACCGAGAAGCAAAGCGCCGCACTTGATCTCGTAGAAAACATCGCCAACGACCCGGCCTTCCACATCGAGATGCGCTTCGAGCCCGGAGATGTTCAGCTGCTCAACAACGCCGTCGTCCTGCACTCACGGGAGGCCTATACCGACGTCGCCGATCCAGCGCGCCGACGACACCTGCTGCGCCTGTGGCTGAGAACCTCCACGGCCACCACCCATCAGCTGTTACGTGGCGGGATTCCGCGCCAGCAGAACCGGTGA
- a CDS encoding hemerythrin domain-containing protein, with protein sequence MAEMIVETPEEVIAFLKAQHDLIEDMFDQVLLASDPQAREAPFVELRQLLAVHETAEEMFVHPRARREIDSGDAIVDSLLEEEHSAKEQLSKIESLDISSEEFIDELTKLREAVLAHAEHEELEEFEKLQRDIDPEELKRLGTAVKLAEAIAPTRPHAGVESAKLNFVVGPFASMLDRARDLIKQAVS encoded by the coding sequence GTGGCCGAAATGATTGTTGAAACACCCGAGGAAGTCATCGCTTTCCTCAAAGCCCAGCACGACCTGATCGAGGACATGTTCGACCAGGTGCTGCTCGCGTCGGACCCGCAAGCGCGTGAGGCGCCGTTCGTCGAATTGCGCCAGCTTCTCGCCGTCCACGAGACCGCTGAGGAGATGTTCGTCCACCCGCGTGCCCGCCGCGAAATCGATTCCGGCGATGCGATCGTCGACAGCTTGTTGGAGGAAGAGCACAGCGCCAAGGAGCAGCTGTCGAAGATCGAAAGCCTCGACATCAGCTCGGAGGAATTCATCGACGAGTTGACGAAGCTGCGCGAGGCCGTGCTGGCCCACGCCGAGCACGAGGAGCTCGAGGAGTTCGAGAAGCTGCAGCGGGACATCGACCCCGAGGAACTCAAGCGGCTGGGAACCGCGGTGAAACTCGCCGAGGCCATCGCACCGACGCGACCCCACGCCGGGGTGGAATCGGCCAAGCTGAATTTCGTCGTAGGGCCGTTCGCGTCGATGCTCGACCGCGCGCGCGACTTGATCAAGCAAGCCGTCAGCTAG
- a CDS encoding LLM class F420-dependent oxidoreductase, translating to MVKIGVQIHPQNTTMADLRAAWQAVDDLGVDSLWTWDHFFPPLYGAADEAHFEGWQILAAMAVTTSAVAQIGMLVTGCGYRNPDLLADMARTLDHLSGGRAVLGIGSGWMDKDEIEYGYPMRTPAQRLDLLAEVLPRIRRRLALLQPPPLGRLPILIGGNGERRTLPLVARHADMWNGYGDPDTIRAKNQVLDRCCDEVGRDPREIERTVWIERADPRLMTSLAAAGAEHLILGLRAPYDLAEVNRLVANRSAF from the coding sequence ATGGTGAAGATCGGCGTTCAGATTCATCCGCAGAACACGACCATGGCCGATCTGCGGGCGGCGTGGCAGGCTGTCGACGACCTCGGAGTGGACAGCTTGTGGACGTGGGATCATTTCTTTCCGCCGCTATACGGAGCCGCCGACGAAGCGCATTTCGAGGGCTGGCAGATTCTCGCCGCGATGGCGGTCACGACCTCTGCCGTCGCCCAGATCGGGATGCTGGTGACCGGCTGCGGCTACCGAAACCCCGACCTGCTGGCCGACATGGCGCGCACCCTCGATCATCTCTCGGGGGGCCGAGCCGTCCTGGGCATCGGTTCGGGATGGATGGACAAGGACGAGATCGAATACGGCTATCCGATGCGCACACCAGCGCAACGACTCGACCTGCTCGCCGAGGTGCTCCCCCGCATCCGTCGGCGCCTGGCCCTGTTGCAGCCCCCACCGCTGGGCCGGTTGCCGATCCTGATCGGGGGCAACGGGGAACGACGCACTCTTCCACTGGTGGCCCGGCACGCCGACATGTGGAACGGCTACGGAGACCCGGACACGATCCGGGCCAAGAATCAGGTCCTCGATCGGTGCTGCGACGAGGTCGGCCGCGACCCCCGCGAGATCGAACGCACGGTATGGATCGAGCGCGCCGATCCCCGCCTGATGACCTCACTCGCGGCCGCCGGGGCCGAGCACTTGATCCTCGGCCTGCGCGCGCCCTACGACCTGGCAGAGGTGAACCGCCTGGTGGCGAACCGGTCGGCGTTTTAG
- a CDS encoding protein adenylyltransferase SelO, with translation MSVTPDITITLQDRFARELPEMAVPWQAEVPPEARLLALNEPLAGALGLDSRWLHSPDGLRFLVGNLVPSGAAPVAQAYAGHQFGGYVPRLGDGRALLLGELTDVDGGLRDIHLKGSGRTPFARGGDGLAAIGPMLREYIISEAMHALGIPTTRSLAVVATGRPVAREKMLPGALLVRVASSHLRVGSFQYASATGDLDLLRRLADHAVARHYPDAARAENPYLALFEGVVAAQASLVARWMLVGFIHGVMNTDNMTISGESIDYGPCAFMEAYDPDTVFSSIDAWGRYAYGNQPTIAAWNLARFAETLLPLLGDDVNESIALIEHAFDGFHAYHSAWLSGMHAKLGVATDVDAVVPLLDELLPMLQESHVDFTSFFRQLARAARGDAEPARGQFVDPARFDEWAQRWLALRPDPDAMDRVNPIYIPRNHLVEEALTAATAGDLDPFGRLLDAISAPYTERPGLERFASPAPTDFGVYRTFCGT, from the coding sequence GTGAGCGTTACCCCCGACATCACCATCACCCTGCAGGACCGCTTCGCACGCGAGTTGCCCGAGATGGCGGTTCCCTGGCAGGCCGAAGTGCCACCCGAAGCACGGTTGTTGGCGCTCAACGAACCGTTGGCCGGCGCCCTAGGCCTTGACTCGAGGTGGCTGCACAGCCCGGACGGTCTTCGCTTTCTGGTGGGCAACCTGGTGCCTAGTGGCGCCGCACCGGTAGCCCAGGCCTACGCCGGACATCAGTTCGGCGGGTACGTGCCCCGGTTGGGCGACGGACGCGCGCTACTACTCGGCGAACTCACCGATGTCGACGGGGGGCTGCGCGACATCCACCTCAAGGGTTCCGGGCGCACGCCGTTCGCCCGCGGTGGCGACGGCCTGGCCGCAATCGGGCCCATGCTGCGCGAGTACATCATCAGCGAAGCCATGCACGCGCTGGGAATCCCGACGACGCGATCGTTGGCCGTGGTGGCCACCGGGCGTCCGGTGGCCCGTGAGAAGATGCTGCCCGGCGCGTTGCTGGTCCGCGTGGCGAGCAGCCATCTGCGTGTCGGTAGCTTTCAATATGCTTCTGCCACAGGCGATCTCGATCTCCTGCGGCGGCTGGCCGACCATGCCGTCGCCCGCCACTACCCAGACGCGGCGCGCGCGGAGAATCCCTACCTCGCACTGTTCGAAGGGGTGGTCGCCGCTCAGGCATCGTTGGTGGCGCGCTGGATGTTGGTCGGGTTCATCCACGGGGTGATGAACACCGACAATATGACCATCTCCGGTGAGAGCATCGACTACGGTCCGTGCGCGTTCATGGAGGCGTATGACCCCGACACGGTCTTCAGCTCGATCGACGCCTGGGGCCGCTACGCCTACGGCAATCAACCGACGATCGCCGCCTGGAATCTCGCCCGCTTCGCCGAGACGCTGCTGCCGCTGCTCGGCGACGATGTCAACGAGTCGATTGCTTTGATAGAGCACGCATTCGACGGGTTCCACGCCTACCACTCCGCCTGGCTTTCGGGTATGCACGCCAAGCTCGGCGTAGCCACCGACGTGGACGCCGTCGTGCCGCTGCTCGACGAGCTGCTGCCCATGCTGCAGGAGAGCCACGTCGATTTCACGTCGTTTTTCCGCCAGCTGGCCCGGGCCGCCCGCGGCGATGCCGAACCGGCGCGCGGGCAGTTCGTCGATCCCGCACGGTTCGACGAATGGGCGCAGCGCTGGCTTGCCCTGAGACCGGATCCCGACGCGATGGACCGGGTCAATCCCATCTACATCCCGCGTAACCACCTGGTCGAGGAGGCGCTGACGGCGGCGACCGCCGGTGATCTCGATCCGTTCGGTCGACTTCTGGACGCCATCAGCGCGCCGTACACTGAGCGGCCCGGGCTGGAGCGGTTCGCGTCTCCCGCCCCCACGGACTTCGGTGTCTACCGAACCTTTTGCGGCACCTGA
- a CDS encoding SPFH domain-containing protein yields the protein MTWQIVLFVVCLIVAGVGALGWLLGREDKARARRRTVVIGALFAAVLFFLLGCFTVVGTRQIAIVTTFGRPTGVSLNNGFHGKWPWQMTHQMDGAVQIDKYVKDGNHDERIMVRLGNQSTAWADVSIRWQLKQHAAPELFQQYKTFDNVRVNLIERNLSVALNEVFAAFNPLDPQNLDVSPLPNLAKRAADLMRKDVGGQVDIFDINVPTIQYDQGTEDKINQLNQQRAQTSIAVESQRTAEAQAKANEILSRSISNDPNVVVQNCITAAINKGISPLGCWPGTTAMPTVPVPGR from the coding sequence ATGACGTGGCAGATCGTGTTGTTCGTCGTGTGCTTGATCGTGGCCGGCGTCGGGGCTCTGGGCTGGCTGCTCGGCCGCGAGGACAAGGCCCGTGCGCGCCGCCGGACGGTGGTGATCGGAGCTTTGTTCGCCGCGGTCCTGTTCTTCCTGCTGGGCTGTTTCACCGTTGTCGGAACCCGCCAGATCGCGATCGTCACCACCTTCGGCCGACCGACCGGGGTAAGTCTGAACAACGGCTTCCACGGCAAGTGGCCGTGGCAGATGACTCACCAGATGGATGGTGCGGTACAGATCGACAAATACGTCAAGGACGGTAACCACGACGAGCGCATCATGGTGCGACTGGGCAATCAATCCACCGCCTGGGCCGACGTGAGCATCCGCTGGCAACTCAAACAACACGCCGCCCCCGAACTCTTTCAGCAGTACAAGACGTTCGACAACGTGCGGGTGAACCTGATCGAACGGAACCTGTCCGTCGCACTGAACGAGGTGTTCGCCGCGTTCAACCCACTGGACCCGCAGAACCTCGACGTCTCGCCGTTACCCAACCTGGCCAAGCGCGCCGCCGATCTGATGCGCAAGGACGTGGGCGGCCAGGTCGACATCTTCGACATCAACGTGCCCACCATCCAGTACGACCAGGGCACCGAGGACAAGATCAATCAACTCAACCAGCAGCGGGCCCAAACCTCGATCGCGGTCGAGTCTCAGCGCACGGCCGAGGCGCAGGCCAAAGCCAATGAGATCCTGTCCCGCTCCATCAGCAACGACCCCAACGTGGTCGTCCAGAACTGCATCACGGCCGCGATCAACAAGGGCATCAGCCCGCTGGGTTGCTGGCCCGGCACCACCGCCATGCCCACCGTCCCCGTCCCCGGACGGTAG
- a CDS encoding DUF732 domain-containing protein, producing MVDTVGGANYSAGEAADSANLAWSGSNDVADFQDPSAADGSPSRAHAAAPADEADLDQSWTTAWTRAATVLLICLALAAVIVVAGWVMHQNRSSETATETARTTAATATTAAPPTTTVSSTADQDSRYITALNDKGIQFANPQAAVFNGKTVCQNIGQGMTVQEVVAQFKSSSPDFAVHAEDFVAISVRAYCPQYNKLVAAI from the coding sequence ATGGTCGACACGGTCGGTGGCGCCAACTACAGCGCTGGCGAAGCGGCGGACTCGGCGAACCTGGCGTGGTCGGGCAGTAACGATGTCGCGGACTTTCAGGACCCGTCGGCCGCCGATGGCAGCCCTAGCCGTGCCCATGCCGCCGCGCCTGCTGACGAAGCCGATCTCGACCAGTCCTGGACCACCGCGTGGACCCGGGCTGCCACCGTCCTGCTCATCTGTCTGGCGCTCGCCGCTGTGATCGTGGTCGCGGGCTGGGTGATGCACCAGAACCGATCCTCGGAGACGGCCACCGAGACCGCGCGCACGACGGCCGCAACGGCGACCACCGCGGCGCCGCCCACCACCACCGTCTCATCCACGGCGGACCAGGACAGCCGGTATATCACCGCGCTCAACGACAAGGGCATCCAGTTCGCCAACCCGCAGGCCGCGGTCTTCAACGGAAAGACGGTGTGCCAGAACATCGGACAGGGCATGACGGTGCAAGAGGTGGTCGCGCAGTTCAAATCCAGCAGCCCAGACTTCGCCGTCCATGCCGAGGACTTCGTCGCCATCTCGGTCCGCGCCTACTGCCCGCAATACAACAAGCTGGTCGCCGCGATATAG